One Pseudomonas sp. HOU2 genomic window carries:
- the aqpZ gene encoding aquaporin Z, producing the protein MSLFKRSVTELLGTFWLVLGGCGSAVLAASSPLGIGVLGVALAFGLTVLTMAFAIGHISGCHLNPAVSVGLVVGGRFPARELPAYVIAQVLGGILAAALLYHIASGKEGFDIAAGLASNGYGEHSPGKYSMAAGFVTELVMTGMFVIIILGATDKRAPAGLAPIAIGLGLTLIHLISIPVTNTSVNPARSTGPALMVGGWAIAQLWMFWVAPLLGAVVGGTIYRWLGKEST; encoded by the coding sequence ATGTCTCTGTTCAAACGTTCAGTCACTGAGTTGTTGGGTACGTTCTGGCTGGTTCTGGGTGGTTGTGGCAGTGCGGTGCTTGCGGCGTCTTCGCCGTTGGGCATCGGGGTGCTGGGGGTGGCCCTGGCGTTTGGTCTGACGGTGCTGACCATGGCGTTCGCCATTGGCCACATCAGCGGCTGTCACCTCAATCCCGCGGTGTCGGTCGGTTTGGTGGTTGGCGGGCGGTTTCCGGCCAGGGAGTTGCCGGCCTACGTCATCGCCCAGGTGCTGGGCGGGATACTCGCCGCCGCCCTGCTCTACCACATCGCCAGTGGCAAGGAAGGCTTCGACATTGCCGCCGGCCTGGCCTCCAACGGTTACGGTGAGCATTCACCGGGCAAATACTCCATGGCGGCAGGCTTTGTCACCGAGCTGGTGATGACCGGGATGTTCGTGATCATCATCCTCGGCGCCACCGACAAACGCGCCCCGGCGGGCCTCGCACCGATTGCCATCGGCCTGGGCCTGACGCTGATTCACCTGATCTCGATTCCGGTCACCAACACCTCGGTCAACCCGGCACGCAGCACCGGGCCGGCGCTGATGGTCGGCGGCTGGGCGATCGCGCAGTTGTGGATGTTCTGGGTCGCGCCGCTGCTGGGCGCGGTAGTGGGCGGGACGATTTATCGCTGGCTGGGTAAAGAGTCCACGTGA